Proteins from a genomic interval of candidate division KSB1 bacterium:
- the avd gene encoding diversity-generating retroelement protein Avd, producing the protein MVVQHTEKFPKSRRFSMAVRLENLFLDFLELVLLAGYRKNKLPLLQKADEHLFRLRLLVRLSHDMKLINTSSYEFAATGLDEIGHMLGGLMKKFVVAPSGAGRPE; encoded by the coding sequence ATGGTTGTTCAACACACCGAGAAATTTCCCAAGAGTCGCCGGTTCTCCATGGCGGTGCGCCTCGAGAACCTCTTTTTGGACTTTTTGGAGCTGGTGTTGCTGGCCGGCTATCGCAAAAATAAATTGCCGCTCTTGCAAAAAGCCGATGAGCATTTGTTCCGGCTGCGGCTGTTGGTGCGCCTGAGCCATGACATGAAGCTCATCAACACCAGCTCGTACGAATTTGCCGCCACCGGCCTGGATGAGATCGGCCACATGTTGGGCGGGCTGATGAAAAAGTTCGTAGTGGCGCCTTCAGGCGCTGGGCGTCCAGAGTAA
- a CDS encoding M20/M25/M40 family metallo-hydrolase, whose amino-acid sequence MQSFRHHLLVFALYALIALPVRGQTFATDDSVLQRIWDEAMTNSQLPKLAHELLDVIGPRLVGTPQMQKAHDWAVAKYAGWGITARNEQWGKWRGWERGITHIDLLAPRVRTLEGTMLAWSPGTPKNGIQAGTIILPEVTDSVAFKNWLPNVKGKFVLISMPQPTGRPDKDWEEFATKESFEKMKAERDTLRSRWQARIRKTGLNQQRLARALDEAGAAGIISSNWSNGYGVNKIFGTTTKKAPAIDLSLEDYGLIYRLTENGGNPLLRLVAEAKFLGAVPAYNTIGEMRGGAKGDEYVMLSAHFDSWDASSGATDNGTGTILMMEAMRVLKKVYPHPKRTILAGHWGSEEQGLNGSRAFVKDHPDIVEKLQALFNQDNGTGRIERMSAGGYIDAGEFLARWLARVPSEVTQHIKLEFAGMPSGGGSDNASFIAAGAPGFGLGANSWNYGTYTWHTNRDTYDKLVFDDLKNNVVLVASLVYLASEDEQFVGRTKRLMPIDKTTNKRREWPVARDAERAGGLEEEKKPANAVRSP is encoded by the coding sequence ATGCAATCTTTTCGCCATCACCTGCTGGTTTTCGCGCTTTATGCGCTCATCGCGCTGCCGGTGCGCGGCCAAACGTTCGCGACGGATGACAGTGTTTTGCAGAGGATCTGGGACGAGGCGATGACGAACTCGCAGTTGCCGAAACTGGCACACGAGCTGCTGGATGTCATCGGCCCGCGGCTGGTGGGAACGCCGCAGATGCAAAAGGCGCACGACTGGGCGGTGGCGAAATATGCGGGGTGGGGCATCACGGCGCGGAATGAACAGTGGGGAAAATGGCGCGGCTGGGAGCGCGGCATCACGCACATCGATTTGCTCGCGCCGCGCGTGCGCACACTGGAAGGCACGATGCTGGCGTGGAGCCCCGGCACACCGAAAAACGGCATTCAAGCCGGCACGATCATCCTGCCGGAAGTGACGGACTCCGTGGCGTTCAAGAATTGGCTGCCCAACGTGAAGGGGAAATTCGTGCTGATCTCGATGCCACAACCCACGGGCCGTCCCGACAAAGATTGGGAGGAGTTTGCGACAAAGGAATCTTTTGAAAAAATGAAAGCCGAGCGCGATACGCTGCGCAGCCGTTGGCAGGCGCGAATCAGAAAAACCGGACTCAATCAACAGCGATTGGCCAGGGCGCTGGATGAGGCCGGCGCCGCCGGCATCATTTCTTCGAATTGGTCAAACGGCTACGGCGTGAACAAAATTTTTGGCACCACCACCAAAAAGGCGCCGGCCATCGATCTCAGCCTGGAAGATTACGGCTTGATTTATCGCCTGACCGAGAACGGCGGCAATCCGCTTCTGCGTCTCGTCGCCGAAGCGAAATTTCTCGGGGCGGTGCCGGCATACAACACCATCGGCGAAATGCGCGGCGGCGCCAAAGGCGATGAATATGTGATGCTCTCGGCGCACTTCGATTCGTGGGACGCTTCGTCCGGCGCGACCGACAACGGCACCGGCACGATTCTCATGATGGAAGCGATGCGCGTTCTCAAAAAAGTTTATCCCCATCCCAAGCGCACGATTCTCGCCGGGCATTGGGGCAGCGAGGAGCAGGGGCTGAACGGCTCGCGCGCGTTTGTGAAGGATCATCCCGACATCGTCGAAAAGCTGCAAGCGCTGTTCAATCAGGACAACGGCACCGGCCGGATCGAGCGCATGTCCGCCGGCGGTTACATTGATGCCGGCGAGTTTCTGGCGCGCTGGCTGGCGCGGGTGCCGAGCGAAGTGACGCAGCACATCAAGCTCGAATTTGCCGGCATGCCGTCGGGCGGCGGCTCGGATAATGCCTCGTTCATTGCGGCCGGCGCGCCCGGCTTTGGCCTCGGCGCCAACAGTTGGAACTACGGCACCTACACCTGGCACACCAATCGCGACACGTATGACAAGCTGGTTTTCGATGATCTGAAGAACAACGTCGTGCTCGTGGCCTCGCTGGTATATTTGGCCTCGGAGGACGAGCAATTTGTCGGCCGCACCAAGCGCCTGATGCCGATCGACAAAACCACCAACAAGCGCCGTGAATGGCCGGTTGCCAGAGATGCCGAACGCGCCGGCGGTTTGGAGGAGGAGAAGAAGCCGGCGAACGCCGTGAGGTCGCCGTAA
- a CDS encoding bifunctional metallophosphatase/5'-nucleotidase, with protein sequence MTRKSFLRPSVLSSVVSVFVLAFSPPAPHDTIVKITLLQINDVYEITPVSGGKEGGMARLATLRKQLAAQNPNTFMILAGDLFSPSALGTARVEGARLDGKQMVEVLNVTGLNYCTFGNHEFDLREQPFLQRLSESRFTWFSGNAFDRHKKPFPNVKENVIFTVTNASKQVARIGLIGVTMTKNKPDYVTYLDPLEAAKKQSQALRSQVDILIAVTHLPLEDDVKLAQTVPGIDLILGGHEHENVQVWRGANFTPIFKADANARSAYIHHLTYDVETRLLQIESKLQPITDKIPEDPETGQVVQRWVDLAFGAFRTMGFEPGQLVVNSPVTLDGRELTVRNYPGKLTDLIAEGFLNAAPGAELAICNGGSIRIDDELPPGTISEYDVIRILPFGGHVVSVEMRGRLLKQVLDQGRANKGTGGFLQTARVSWREEKGDWLINGKPLDQRRNYKAAISDFLLTGNEHGLGFLNRQNPDLKVVNDNVMEVRRALMAQLQKEFGQKK encoded by the coding sequence ATGACAAGAAAATCGTTTCTTCGGCCATCGGTTTTGTCAAGTGTCGTCTCGGTTTTTGTTCTGGCATTTTCTCCTCCCGCGCCGCATGACACCATCGTCAAAATCACCTTGCTGCAGATCAACGACGTGTACGAGATCACGCCGGTAAGCGGCGGCAAGGAGGGCGGCATGGCGCGTCTGGCGACGCTGCGAAAACAGCTCGCCGCACAAAATCCGAACACCTTCATGATTTTGGCGGGCGATTTGTTCAGCCCCTCGGCGCTGGGAACGGCCAGAGTCGAGGGCGCGCGGCTGGATGGCAAACAAATGGTGGAGGTGTTGAATGTCACCGGATTGAATTACTGCACCTTCGGCAATCATGAATTTGATCTGAGAGAGCAGCCGTTCTTGCAGCGGCTTTCGGAATCGCGTTTCACCTGGTTCTCCGGCAACGCGTTTGATCGCCATAAGAAGCCGTTTCCGAATGTCAAAGAAAATGTGATCTTCACCGTCACCAACGCCTCGAAGCAAGTCGCGCGGATCGGGTTGATCGGCGTGACCATGACGAAAAATAAACCGGACTATGTGACGTATCTCGATCCGCTGGAGGCGGCGAAGAAACAGTCGCAGGCGCTGCGCAGCCAAGTGGACATTCTCATCGCGGTGACGCATCTGCCGCTCGAAGACGACGTCAAGCTCGCGCAAACGGTGCCGGGCATTGATTTGATTTTGGGCGGGCACGAGCATGAGAACGTGCAAGTGTGGCGCGGCGCGAATTTTACGCCAATTTTTAAAGCGGATGCGAATGCGCGTTCCGCCTACATTCACCACTTGACGTACGATGTCGAGACCCGGCTTTTGCAAATCGAATCGAAGTTGCAGCCGATCACGGACAAAATTCCGGAAGATCCGGAAACCGGCCAGGTGGTGCAGCGCTGGGTGGATTTGGCCTTTGGCGCGTTCAGGACCATGGGCTTCGAGCCGGGGCAACTGGTGGTGAATTCGCCGGTGACGCTGGACGGCCGCGAGTTGACAGTGCGGAATTATCCGGGCAAATTAACCGATCTCATTGCTGAAGGATTTCTGAACGCGGCGCCGGGCGCGGAATTGGCCATTTGCAACGGCGGCTCGATTCGCATCGACGACGAGCTGCCGCCGGGCACGATTTCGGAATACGACGTCATTCGCATTCTGCCGTTCGGCGGCCATGTGGTGTCAGTGGAAATGCGCGGACGGCTGTTGAAACAGGTTTTGGATCAAGGCCGCGCCAACAAAGGCACCGGCGGCTTTTTGCAAACCGCGCGGGTGAGCTGGCGCGAGGAAAAAGGCGATTGGCTGATCAACGGCAAGCCGCTGGATCAGCGCCGCAATTACAAGGCGGCGATCAGCGATTTTTTGCTTACAGGCAATGAGCACGGCTTGGGTTTTTTAAATCGCCAAAATCCTGACTTGAAGGTGGTCAACGACAATGTGATGGAAGTCCGCCGCGCCCTGATGGCGCAACTGCAGAAGGAGTTTGGGCAAAAAAAATAA
- a CDS encoding DUF1028 domain-containing protein has product MSFRCNLLLLSAVFIATASAQELSRPIHTYSIVARDPATGQLGVAVQSHWFSVGSLVTWAEAGVGAVATQSFVDPAYGPLGLELMRAGKTAKQALEGLLKSDPGEAVRQVAMIDVEGNVAAHTGDKCIPGAGHIIGDNFSVQANLMLNDKVWPAMAEAYKKTNGDLADKMLAALDAAQAVGGDIRGQQSAAILIVSGTSTGRPWVDRVMELRVEDHPEPLKELRRLVQVHRAYQHMNAGDLAIEKGDVDGALREYGAAQKMMPDNLEMTYWTAVSLVNAGRLDESLPLFKKVFAGDPNWAELTPRLPKVDLLKVDEAQLQKILSVAPRRKK; this is encoded by the coding sequence ATGTCTTTTCGCTGCAATCTGCTGCTGTTGTCCGCCGTGTTCATCGCGACGGCATCCGCGCAAGAGCTTTCCCGCCCCATTCACACCTACTCCATCGTCGCGCGCGACCCGGCCACCGGCCAGCTCGGCGTTGCCGTGCAATCGCATTGGTTCTCCGTCGGCTCGCTCGTCACCTGGGCCGAAGCCGGAGTTGGCGCCGTCGCGACGCAGTCGTTTGTCGATCCGGCGTACGGGCCGCTCGGCCTCGAGCTGATGCGCGCCGGCAAAACTGCCAAACAAGCGCTCGAGGGTTTGCTGAAGAGCGATCCCGGCGAGGCGGTGCGCCAGGTCGCCATGATCGACGTCGAAGGCAACGTTGCCGCGCACACCGGAGATAAGTGCATCCCCGGCGCCGGCCACATCATCGGCGACAACTTCTCCGTGCAGGCCAATCTCATGCTCAACGACAAAGTCTGGCCGGCAATGGCCGAGGCGTACAAAAAGACCAACGGCGATCTCGCCGATAAAATGTTGGCCGCGCTCGATGCGGCGCAGGCCGTGGGCGGCGATATTCGCGGCCAGCAATCCGCCGCCATTTTAATTGTGAGCGGCACTTCAACCGGCCGGCCGTGGGTGGATCGTGTGATGGAGCTGCGCGTCGAAGATCATCCCGAGCCGCTCAAAGAATTGCGGCGTTTGGTGCAAGTCCATCGCGCTTATCAACACATGAATGCCGGCGATCTGGCGATTGAAAAAGGCGATGTTGACGGCGCGTTGCGCGAGTACGGCGCCGCGCAAAAGATGATGCCCGACAATCTCGAAATGACGTATTGGACCGCGGTCTCGCTCGTCAACGCTGGCCGGCTCGACGAGTCGCTCCCACTGTTCAAAAAGGTTTTCGCCGGCGATCCGAACTGGGCGGAGCTGACGCCGCGGCTGCCGAAGGTGGATTTGCTGAAAGTCGATGAAGCGCAGTTGCAGAAGATTTTGAGCGTGGCGCCAAGGCGCAAAAAATGA
- a CDS encoding OmpA family protein codes for MKKIVVMLLSVALLAMSLGCSSWSRKEKGAAIGAGAGAVVGGAIGRAAGNTLLGAILGAAVGGAAGAYIGNYMDKQAAEMQRDLEGAKVERIGEGIKITFDSGLLFDVDKAALKPQSRENLQKLAAILQKYEDTNILLEGHTDDTGSEEHNLQLSRLRSQAVANFLAGLKVNPARFTIMGYGESQPIATNDTAEGRQMNRRVDLAVMANDKLKKAAKEKTG; via the coding sequence ATGAAAAAAATCGTTGTCATGCTGTTGAGTGTTGCCCTGCTTGCGATGAGCCTGGGCTGCTCCAGTTGGAGCCGGAAGGAAAAGGGCGCGGCAATCGGCGCCGGCGCTGGTGCCGTGGTTGGCGGCGCGATCGGCAGAGCCGCCGGCAACACTTTGTTGGGCGCAATTCTCGGCGCGGCAGTCGGCGGCGCCGCCGGCGCATACATCGGCAATTACATGGACAAACAAGCCGCGGAAATGCAGCGCGATCTTGAAGGCGCGAAAGTCGAACGCATCGGTGAGGGCATCAAAATTACTTTTGATTCCGGCCTGCTTTTCGATGTGGACAAGGCCGCGCTCAAGCCGCAGAGCAGGGAAAATCTCCAAAAGCTCGCGGCGATTTTGCAAAAATACGAAGACACCAACATTCTGCTCGAAGGCCACACCGACGATACCGGCTCCGAGGAGCATAATCTTCAGCTTTCGCGGTTGCGCTCGCAAGCGGTGGCCAATTTTCTTGCCGGCTTGAAAGTCAATCCAGCTCGTTTCACGATTATGGGCTACGGCGAGTCCCAGCCCATTGCCACCAACGACACGGCGGAAGGCCGGCAGATGAACCGGCGCGTCGATTTGGCGGTGATGGCCAATGATAAATTGAAAAAAGCGGCGAAAGAAAAAACCGGATGA
- a CDS encoding bifunctional folylpolyglutamate synthase/dihydrofolate synthase, with translation MTAASLAQPSLTADSQRFLDSLGFFGWQLGLERIEKLCEFFGQPQLKYPAVHIAGTNGKGSTAAMLAAIGKAAGLRTGLYTSPHLVHLNERIQIDGVPVPFAEIEAALQSCRPLAESLQATYFEVITAIAFEIFAQRQVELAIIETGLGGRLDATNVVQPEVTVITSIGLEHQKYLGRTLAQIAGEKAGIIKKGVPCISGVRQKTARQPILKRCHELRAPLYELQDQAKIKEVFNHPDGLQFTLDLPNFNLNLNNIACALRGRHQVNNAASAVFAAALLRKKYFQLTDDALRRGLQTVFWPARLQLIQTQPAIVADAAHNAAGMRVLVQNLQEIFKYRRLLVVMGLLDDKPLPPILRAWKNLRPHFFLATPPTTRGRPAIELVQAAKKLGLQAEAFDSPATAFAQARENSRKDDLLCMTGSHYLIGALMKEGCIPLPYSN, from the coding sequence ATGACAGCGGCTTCACTGGCTCAACCATCTCTAACTGCCGACTCCCAACGCTTTCTCGACAGCCTCGGCTTCTTCGGCTGGCAACTGGGTTTGGAGCGGATTGAAAAGCTGTGTGAATTTTTCGGCCAACCGCAGCTCAAATATCCGGCGGTTCACATCGCGGGCACGAACGGCAAAGGCTCGACCGCGGCGATGCTGGCGGCCATCGGCAAGGCCGCGGGGCTGCGCACGGGTTTGTATACCTCGCCGCATCTCGTTCATCTCAACGAGCGCATTCAAATTGACGGCGTGCCGGTTCCGTTTGCAGAAATCGAAGCGGCGCTGCAAAGCTGCCGGCCGCTGGCGGAATCGCTGCAGGCGACTTATTTTGAAGTGATCACCGCCATCGCGTTTGAGATTTTTGCGCAGCGGCAAGTCGAGCTGGCGATCATCGAAACCGGACTGGGCGGCAGGCTGGATGCAACGAATGTGGTGCAGCCGGAAGTCACGGTGATCACGTCAATCGGCTTGGAGCATCAAAAATATCTCGGGCGCACGCTGGCGCAAATTGCCGGCGAAAAAGCCGGCATTATCAAAAAAGGTGTGCCGTGCATTTCCGGCGTTCGGCAAAAAACTGCGCGGCAGCCAATACTCAAACGTTGCCATGAGCTGCGGGCACCGCTTTATGAGCTGCAAGATCAGGCGAAAATCAAGGAGGTTTTCAATCATCCGGACGGTTTGCAATTTACCCTTGACTTGCCGAATTTCAATCTTAATTTAAACAATATCGCGTGCGCGTTGCGCGGACGGCATCAGGTGAACAATGCGGCCTCGGCTGTTTTCGCCGCGGCGCTTTTGCGCAAAAAATATTTTCAATTGACCGATGACGCCCTCCGGCGCGGCTTGCAAACGGTGTTTTGGCCGGCGCGCTTGCAGCTCATTCAAACGCAACCGGCGATCGTGGCAGACGCCGCGCACAACGCCGCCGGCATGCGCGTGCTGGTGCAAAACCTGCAAGAGATTTTCAAATATCGCCGCCTGCTGGTGGTGATGGGATTGCTGGACGACAAACCCTTGCCGCCAATTTTGCGCGCGTGGAAAAATTTGCGCCCCCATTTTTTTCTTGCAACGCCACCGACGACTCGTGGGCGTCCGGCTATCGAATTAGTCCAGGCCGCAAAAAAGTTAGGCTTGCAAGCCGAAGCCTTTGATTCGCCGGCCACCGCCTTTGCGCAAGCGCGCGAAAATTCCCGCAAGGACGATTTGCTCTGCATGACCGGCTCGCATTATTTGATCGGCGCGTTGATGAAAGAAGGATGCATTCCACTGCCGTACAGCAACTGA
- a CDS encoding glycosyltransferase family 39 protein → MTLHLQQLGLGVDSAIYASVARNVWENRTWLNPTYTEFYHTPFAEHPPLMFWLQALVFGLFGATDATARLVSIVAGIGSVALTYSIGRRIVDERFGFLAAMTLMLTVNYLSLCFKTFIEPLFFFCLLLSLFGLVRASAENSFSGWLLFGVGLGASFLAKGIVVAGYLLGLGIWILSSKPDLLRKVNFWIGLAIAFIIPATYLILEATFGKNYFSSYYFGQQIAARALHSGGRNYINYTRHLFNLYWPWLPFLFPGVYYAFKRKNLWLRLFALILLSYAAFHSLATRLSWQYYANVYVFGAFISAFAWHQFPRLQFNLERCKQYFLPILMLLFVVAQALPIRMHEMKDAKLLSMTPYAEKIFQAQPRRVLFTEKSFGPWSIPAKMKWYWRVDAKYVRTPEELLQEYVKDGRFAFVIVDESELATFLATAAKFDFQPLLKSGNVIMVVQRDRLPAHAEFFDVKLPQDFFR, encoded by the coding sequence TTGACGCTGCATCTTCAGCAATTGGGGCTGGGAGTTGATTCGGCAATTTATGCCAGTGTCGCTAGAAACGTGTGGGAAAACCGGACGTGGCTCAATCCCACTTACACCGAATTTTATCACACGCCGTTTGCGGAGCACCCGCCGCTCATGTTTTGGCTGCAAGCTTTGGTATTCGGCCTCTTCGGTGCAACGGATGCAACTGCCCGGCTGGTTTCCATCGTCGCCGGCATCGGCTCCGTGGCGCTGACTTACAGTATCGGGCGGCGCATCGTTGATGAACGCTTCGGCTTTTTGGCGGCCATGACGTTGATGCTGACGGTAAATTATCTGAGCCTTTGTTTCAAAACTTTTATCGAGCCGTTATTTTTCTTTTGCCTTTTGTTGAGTCTTTTTGGACTCGTGCGAGCCAGCGCGGAAAACAGTTTTTCCGGCTGGTTGCTTTTCGGCGTTGGACTCGGCGCCAGTTTTTTAGCCAAAGGCATTGTCGTTGCCGGTTATTTACTGGGTTTGGGTATTTGGATTTTGTCATCAAAACCTGATCTGCTGCGCAAAGTCAATTTCTGGATTGGTCTTGCCATCGCGTTTATCATTCCGGCAACTTATTTGATTCTCGAAGCCACGTTTGGAAAAAATTATTTTTCCTCCTATTATTTTGGCCAACAAATCGCGGCTCGGGCCTTACACAGCGGCGGACGCAACTACATCAACTACACACGACATCTATTCAATCTTTACTGGCCATGGCTGCCTTTCCTGTTCCCCGGTGTTTATTACGCTTTTAAACGAAAAAATTTGTGGCTGCGGCTGTTCGCTTTGATCCTGTTGAGTTACGCCGCGTTCCACTCGCTGGCCACGCGGTTGAGCTGGCAATATTATGCCAATGTTTATGTTTTCGGCGCGTTTATCAGCGCGTTCGCGTGGCATCAATTCCCGCGGTTGCAATTCAATCTCGAACGTTGCAAGCAATATTTTTTGCCGATACTAATGCTTCTTTTCGTTGTCGCGCAGGCGTTGCCGATTCGCATGCACGAAATGAAAGACGCCAAACTGCTTTCCATGACGCCGTATGCCGAAAAAATTTTTCAAGCGCAGCCGCGCCGCGTTTTGTTTACCGAAAAATCCTTCGGCCCGTGGAGCATTCCCGCCAAAATGAAATGGTATTGGCGCGTCGACGCCAAATATGTCAGAACGCCGGAAGAACTCTTGCAGGAATATGTCAAAGATGGCCGCTTTGCTTTTGTCATCGTTGATGAAAGCGAGTTGGCAACGTTTCTCGCGACAGCCGCCAAGTTCGATTTTCAGCCTCTGTTGAAGAGTGGAAACGTGATTATGGTCGTGCAACGAGATCGGCTTCCAGCGCATGCCGAATTTTTTGATGTGAAGCTGCCTCAGGATTTTTTCCGGTAA
- a CDS encoding formylglycine-generating enzyme family protein, translating into MSKPCLWRAEDFNLPNQPVIGMWWFEAEAFCNWLTEQLASGKSASLQVRLPTEAEWEFAARGKEGRKFPWQTPAGGKDEPTPEHANYNQSQIGRLAAVGTYRLGATPEGIFDLAGNMWEWCLNWYDEKYYAECKKKGVVKNPAGPQKGLFHVLRGGAYWNKAEWLRAAFRFWGFPDVGNVDWGFRVVASAES; encoded by the coding sequence TTGAGCAAACCTTGCTTGTGGCGTGCTGAAGATTTCAATCTCCCGAATCAACCGGTGATCGGGATGTGGTGGTTTGAAGCCGAGGCGTTTTGCAATTGGTTGACGGAGCAATTGGCAAGTGGCAAGTCGGCAAGTTTGCAAGTGAGGTTGCCGACCGAGGCGGAATGGGAGTTTGCGGCGCGCGGCAAAGAAGGGCGAAAATTTCCGTGGCAGACGCCCGCAGGGGGAAAAGACGAGCCGACGCCGGAACATGCGAATTACAATCAATCGCAGATCGGCCGTCTGGCTGCGGTGGGCACGTATCGCTTGGGCGCCACGCCGGAGGGCATTTTCGATCTCGCCGGCAATATGTGGGAATGGTGTCTTAACTGGTATGATGAAAAGTATTATGCTGAATGCAAGAAAAAGGGGGTGGTGAAAAATCCGGCCGGGCCGCAAAAGGGACTGTTTCATGTTCTTCGTGGCGGGGCTTATTGGAATAAAGCAGAATGGCTGCGCGCCGCGTTTCGCTTCTGGGGCTTCCCCGACGTCGGGAACGTCGACTGGGGTTTTCGCGTGGTGGCGTCTGCCGAGTCTTGA